GCGACCTCGACGAAGAGCGGATCGCGCCTGGCCGCCCAGACAGCAGCGATGTGGCCGACGGCCCAGATCAGGATCCCTACAAGCCAGAGCTGAAGCCCGAGGCCGACCGCACCGGCGAGCGTGCCATTCAGAATGGCAACCGAGCGCGGTGCGCCGCCGAGCAGGATCGGCTCGGTCAGCGCACGGTGAACCGGCACGCTGAACCCCGGCACCGCGTCGAGGGCCTCAAAACTCACCGCCATCAGATCAGCGCTCCGCCACCGAAGCTGAAGAAGCTCAGGAAGAAGGACGAGGCCGCAAAGGCGATGGAAATCCCGAATACGATCTGGATCAGCCGCCGGAAGCCACCGCCGGTATCGCCGAAGGCCAGCGTCAGACCGGTGACGATGATGATGATCACCGCCACGATCTTGGCCACCGGCCCCTCGACGGAGTCGAGGATGGATTGCAGAGGCGCTTCCCAGGGCATGGAAGAACCGGAGGCATGAGCGGCCGGGGCGATGAACAGGCTGACATAGGTGGCGGTGGCCGCAGTGGCGATGTGGCGCCGAATGCGCAGGGTGTGACGGATCATTCGAGGTCTCCTGGTTCGTGAGTAGTGGGTTCTGAAATGACAGGTGAAATCCGGTAGTCGCCGTCCGGCCCGAGGCCCTTGACGCGGGCGAGTTCAGCCAGACGCCGTGCGGACCCTCGACCGGCCAATACAGCGACGAAGTCGATGGTCTCCGCGATCATGGCGCGGGGCACGGTGACGACGGCTTCCTGGATGAGCTGTTCGAGACGACGCAGCGCGCCGATCCCGGTACCGGCATGGACGGTGCCAATGCCGCCGGGATGTCCCGTGCCCCAGGCCTTGAGAAGGTCCAGCGCCTCGGCGCCACGCACCTCACCGATCGGAATACGATCGGGGCGCAGACGCAGCGAGGAGCGCACCAGGTCGGACAGGCTGGCAACACCGTCCTTGGTACGCATCGCCACGAGGTTCGGCGCGGCGCATTGCAGTTCTCGGGTGTCCTCGATGATCACGACGCGATCAGAGGTCTTGGCCACCTCGGCGAGCAGCGCATTGGTCAGCGTGGTCTTGCCGGTCGAGGTCCCACCAGCCACCAGGATATTGGCACGGGTCGCAACTGCTTGGCGCAGCGCCTCGGCCTGCGTCGGGGTCATGATCCCAGCAGAGACATAGTCGTCGAGCGTGAACACAGCGACAGCGGGCTTGCGGATGGCGAAGGCCGGGGCTGCGACGACGGGTGGCAGGAGCCCCTCGAAACGCTCGCCTGTTTCCGGAAGCTCCGCAGAGACTCGCGGGGACTGGCTATGAACTTCGACGCCAACATGATGGGCGACCAGCCGAACGATGCGCTCGCCATCGGCTGCGCTGAGCGTCTTGCCGCTGTCTGCCAGCCCCTCGGAAAGTCGGTCGATCCAGAGCCGCCCATCGGGGTTGAGCATCACCTCGACGATCATGGGGTCGTCCAGAAACCCGGCGATCGCCGGCCCGAGCGCGGTGCGCAGCATCCGCGCGCCTCTCCGGATCACCTCTGGTCTCTGATCGTTCTTTGCCATGCCGGCCCCGTTCCCTTACGGGCGCCTCCAACAGGCGGCCCTGGATCGGGGTCGATTAAGAAAGTCGTAAATGCCTACGGCTCAACAGGTTTCCGCGGGGCGTAGTAGCGTGGCGTGCAAAGACAGGAAAACGGCGGAATGATCCTCAGATCCACTCTAGGAGGAAGGCGTCGCGGCCACCGTCATGAGAACATGGCGGTTTCGGGCGAAGACCGGCCGTTCTCCGCACCTGCGAACCGAGATGGACGTTTTGTTGATAGCGGCCATTCCACCGGACGATAAAACCGGGGCGTTGCCGCATCTCCGCATGACCGCTCGGAGCCCATTTCGACCGATGCTGCGATCGGCACGAATGTCAGCTCATTTTTTGCGACCACAAGCGGAGACCAAACAGGCTATGCTAGCTACAGCGAGATGCGTTCGTCTTCGTACAGTTGCCGCTATGTGAAATAGATATTGGAAATGCTTCGGATTCCTCTTAGATATCTCTCGATCCTCGTCAGCGTCGCCCTGCTGGTTATCGGTAACGGCCTTCAACAGACGCTGGTCGGTCTGCGCGCGGGCATCGAAGGATATGCCGAAGAAACGGTCGGCGTGATGATGTCGGCCTATTTCGTCGGGTTTGTATTCGCCTCGATTCAGGCGCCGCGGGTGATCCAGCGGGTCGGGCATATCCGCGCCTTCGCTGCTTTCGCTTCGGCCGCGTCTGCCTTTGCGCTTTGCTTTGCGATCTTCGTCTCGCCGCCGGTCTGGATCGCGCTCAGGGTTGCACAGGGTGCTTGTTGGGCCGGGCTGATCATCATCGTGGAAAGCTGGCTCAATGCCTCAGCGGAACGCAGTTGGCGCGGACGTGTGCTCGCGATCTATTCCATCGTGATGTACGCGGCCTGGGCGGCGAGCCAGCCGATGGTCGGACTGGCGCCGACATCGGGCTTCGTTCTTTTCGCCGTCGTGTCGATCTGCCTGTCACTGGCACTGGTCCCGATCACGCTCAGCCGCGCGGGCGGTCCGGGCGTCGTGCTTGCAACGCGCCTGGAACTGAAGCGCCTCTTCGCGATCTCGCCGACGGCCCTTGCTGGGGCCTTTGTATTGGGCGCAACGGTCGCGGCCTTTTTCGGGATGGCGCCGGTGGCGAGCCAGCAGGCCGGCTTCACAGATACTCAGACCGGCACAATCCTCTCGGCGGCCCTGATCGGGGCTCTGGTCTTGCAATGGCCTTTGGGCTGGCTGTCGGACAAGGCCGATCGCCGTCTCATCATCCTCTGCAGCAGCCTCGCCGGTCTTCTCGCCGCACTTCTGCTCGGCCTGCTCCTGTCGAGTGCTGCGCAGATAGTTGCGGTTGTATTGTCCTTCGTTCTAGGCGGCACGCTTCTGCCGCTTTATTCGGTCTGTCTGGCCGAGGTGAACGACCGGATCGACGAGGGCGAGCTGATTGCCGCGGCGAGCGGCTTTGTGTTGGTTTACGGGGTCGGCTCCGCCGCCGGACCGTTCGCGGCAAGCGTGACGATGGGATGGGTGGGACCGTCCGGCCTGTTCTACTTCATCGTTGCGATCCTGGGCCTGTTCGCAGCCTACGGCACCTTGCGTATCCGGCTTCGGGAAAAGACCGTCATCGCGGACAAGCAGCCCTACGTCGCCACGCCCAGCACCAGCCACGCGGCATTGCCATTGCATCCGGACGCGCAGGATCGGGCCACAGGAGAACCCGCGCCGCGGTGATCTGTTTCACGCTGCCTCGGCCGGCTGTTTGACGCCGTCGGCGATCCGCTTCAGATCCGCGTCTTCCAGCGTCTCGCGCTCCAGC
The window above is part of the Salipiger abyssi genome. Proteins encoded here:
- the trbB gene encoding P-type conjugative transfer ATPase TrbB, which produces MLRTALGPAIAGFLDDPMIVEVMLNPDGRLWIDRLSEGLADSGKTLSAADGERIVRLVAHHVGVEVHSQSPRVSAELPETGERFEGLLPPVVAAPAFAIRKPAVAVFTLDDYVSAGIMTPTQAEALRQAVATRANILVAGGTSTGKTTLTNALLAEVAKTSDRVVIIEDTRELQCAAPNLVAMRTKDGVASLSDLVRSSLRLRPDRIPIGEVRGAEALDLLKAWGTGHPGGIGTVHAGTGIGALRRLEQLIQEAVVTVPRAMIAETIDFVAVLAGRGSARRLAELARVKGLGPDGDYRISPVISEPTTHEPGDLE
- a CDS encoding VirB3 family type IV secretion system protein, with amino-acid sequence MAVSFEALDAVPGFSVPVHRALTEPILLGGAPRSVAILNGTLAGAVGLGLQLWLVGILIWAVGHIAAVWAARRDPLFVEVARRHLRIPGHLSV
- a CDS encoding TrbC/VirB2 family protein, translated to MIRHTLRIRRHIATAATATYVSLFIAPAAHASGSSMPWEAPLQSILDSVEGPVAKIVAVIIIIVTGLTLAFGDTGGGFRRLIQIVFGISIAFAASSFFLSFFSFGGGALI
- a CDS encoding MFS transporter, yielding MLRIPLRYLSILVSVALLVIGNGLQQTLVGLRAGIEGYAEETVGVMMSAYFVGFVFASIQAPRVIQRVGHIRAFAAFASAASAFALCFAIFVSPPVWIALRVAQGACWAGLIIIVESWLNASAERSWRGRVLAIYSIVMYAAWAASQPMVGLAPTSGFVLFAVVSICLSLALVPITLSRAGGPGVVLATRLELKRLFAISPTALAGAFVLGATVAAFFGMAPVASQQAGFTDTQTGTILSAALIGALVLQWPLGWLSDKADRRLIILCSSLAGLLAALLLGLLLSSAAQIVAVVLSFVLGGTLLPLYSVCLAEVNDRIDEGELIAAASGFVLVYGVGSAAGPFAASVTMGWVGPSGLFYFIVAILGLFAAYGTLRIRLREKTVIADKQPYVATPSTSHAALPLHPDAQDRATGEPAPR